The following are encoded together in the Brassica napus cultivar Da-Ae chromosome A9, Da-Ae, whole genome shotgun sequence genome:
- the LOC125577707 gene encoding ATP-dependent RNA helicase DEAH13-like, which produces MKGDDSILDLMPPRKKHNKGPNKKRKLKKLEEDRKKELLSAKTSKLLDKYKISQDVSSLFQSSKAIGRSDKKLEKRMRPMQLSKAGVLSDEPVKENDNSDSCMDEPTTPEIHIPTLHTDSHQLIHPNELDSKVMIISAEESREEECSFMKLVLVQSKLILEVGLLVLHSHVVLLSVLATAERVAHELGVHLSQGVGFKVIAGSIDFKRSLSYRGILHTPTSHPPTYLAS; this is translated from the exons ATGAAGGGAGACGATTCGATCTTAGATTTAATGCCTCCAAGGAAGAAGCATAATAAAGGACCCAACAAG AAACGGAAGCTGAAGAAACTTGAGGAAGACAGGAAGAAAGAGCTCCTCTCTGCAAAAACTTCCAAGTTGTTAGA CAAGTATAAAATATCTCAGGATGTGTCTTCGCTTTTCCAATCTTCAAAAGCCATAGGTAGA TCTGATAAGAAGCTGGAGAAACGCATGAGACCAATGCAACTATCTAAAGCTGGTGTTTTGTCTGATGAACCAGTCAAGGAAAATGACAACTCTGATTCATGTATGGACGAGCCTACCACACCTGAAATCCATATCCCAACTCTTCATACTGATTCTCACCAACTTATTCATCCCAATGAACTCGATTCCAAAGTAATGATAATCTCTGCTGAAGAGTCCCGTGAAGAAGAATG TTCCTTTATGAAGCTGGTTTTGGTTCAAAGCAAGTTAATTCTCGAAGTGGGGTTATTGGTATTACACAGCCACGTCGTGTTGCTGTCCGTCCTCGCCACTGCCGAGAGGGTGGCTCATGAGCTTGGTGTTCACCTCAGTCAAGGAGTCGGTTTCAAAG TGATTGCAGGCAGCATAGATTTTAAAAGATCTTTAAGCTACAGAGGCATTCTTCATACACCCACCAGTCATCCTCCAACTTATTTGGCTTCCTAA
- the LOC111198056 gene encoding mevalonate kinase: protein MEVKARAPGKIILAGEHAVVHGSTAVAAAIDLYTYVTLRLPLQSAAENNDRLTLQLKDLSLEFSWSVARLKEVIPFDSNTSTPASCSGDTLKSIAVLVEEQNIPEEKIWLSSGISTFLWLYTSIRGFNPATVIITTELPYGSGLGSSAAFCVALTSALIASSISDKTHREGWCSLDETNLELLNKWAFEGEKIIHGKPSGIDNTVSAYGNMIKFCSGEITRLQSNMPLRMLITNTKVGRNTKALVSGVSERTVRHPYAMKSVFNAVDSISKELAAIIQSKDEVSVTEKEESIKELMEINQGLLQSMGVSHSSIDTVIRTTLKHKLTSKLTGAGGGGCVLTLLPTVVSGTVVDKAVEELESYGFQCFTASIGGNGAEICF from the exons ATGGAGGTGAAAGCGAGAGCTCCGGGAAAGATAATACTCGCAGGGGAACATGCTGTTGTCCATGGATCCACTGCAGTAGCAGCTGCCATTGATCTCTACACTTACGTCACTCTACGCCTTCCTCTTCAATCAG CTGCTGAGAACAATGATAGGCTTACACTTCAGCTCAAGGACCTTTCCTTGGAGTTTTCCTGGTCCGTTGCCAGACTCAAAGAAGTGATTCCttttgattcaaacacttctaCACCAGCTTCATGTTCAGGCGATACCCTTAAGTCGATTGCTGTTTTGGTTGAAGAGCAAAATATTCCAGAGGAAAAAATCTGGCTGTCCTCTGGGATCTCCACCTTCCTCTGGCTATACACCAGTATCAGAGG ATTCAATCCAGCTACGGTCATCATTACAACCGAGCTTCCATACGGATCTGGCCTCGGTTCATCAGCAGCTTTCTGTGTAGCTCTCACATCTGCTCTCATTGCATCTTCTATCTCAGACAAAACACACCGTGAAGGTTGGTGTTCTCTAGATGAGACCAATCTCGAGTTGCTGAATAAATGGGCCTTTGAAGGTGAAAAGATCATCCATGGGAAGCCTTCTGGGATCGACAACACCGTCAGTGCATACG GCAACATGATCAAGTTCTGCTCAGGAGAGATAACTCGGTTACAGTCAAACATGCCTCTGAGAATGCTAATCACCAACACTAAAGTGGGACGGAACACGAAGGCTCTGGTCTCTGGTGTATCAGAGAGAACTGTCAGACATCCATATGCTATGAAGTCAGTGTTCAATGCCGTTGACTCTATAAGCAAAGAGCTAGCTGCGATCATCCAATCTAAAGACGAGGTCTCGGTTACTGAGAAAGAAGAGAGTATCAAAGAACTCATGGAGATTAACCAAGGCTTGCTGCAGTCAATGGGTGTTAGCCACAGCTCTATTGATACCGTGATCAGAACCACGCTTAAGCACAAGCTTACCTCAAAACTTACTGGAGCTGGAGGTGGTGGCTGCGTCCTCACTCTGTTACCTACAG TGGTTTCAGGGACGGTGGTGGATAAAGCGGTGGAGGAGCTTGAGTCCTACGGTTTTCAGTGCTTCACTGCCTCAATTGGTGGTAACGGAGCTGAGATTTGCTTTTGA
- the LOC106436596 gene encoding pentatricopeptide repeat-containing protein At5g27460, whose protein sequence is MYSRIRLATNTSFSISGVTRLLSSGAATATLKEILRNNSVPSLLQQRVDSGHPVTLSELRFISKRLIRSNRHDLALQMMEWMETRKDVNFSAHDASLKLELIIKARGLKQAEEYFEQLQGSVSAARSAYLPLLRGYVKARLVQEAEALMEKLNLLGFLVTPHPFNEMMKLYEATRQYEKVVMVIGLMKRNKIPRNVLSYNLWMNACCEASGVGAVESVYGEMVGDRSVEVGWSSLCSLANVYVKVGFVEKAKLVLESAEKKLNRSNRLGYFFLITMYASLGDKEGVVRLWEGSKSVSGRITCANYICVLSSLVKLGDLAEAERVFEEWEENCCNYDVRVSNVLLGAYTRNGLIREAESLHNRVLERGGSPNYKTWEILMEGWVKCQSMEKAIDAMHRAFELMKGCHWRPSQRIVLAIAEYFEKEEKIEEANIYVRDLHLLGLASLPLYRLLLRMHEHVRRPASHIYEMMKLDNIRIG, encoded by the exons ATGTACAGCAGGATTCGTTTGGCTACGAATACGAGCTTCTCCATCTCCGGCGTAACAAGGCTCCTCTCTTCAGGCGCCGCCACGGCTACGTTGAAGGAGATACTGAGAAATAACTCTGTCCCCTCCCTGCTTCAGCAACGCGTCGACTCGGGTCACCCCGTCACGCTATCGGAGCTCCGGTTCATCTCCAAGCGCCTAATCAGATCGAACCGTCACGATCTCGCACTCCAG ATGATGGAGTGGATGGAGACTCGAAAAGACGTTAACTTTAGTGCCCACGACGCTTCTCTTAAGCTGGAACTGATCATCAAAGCCCGTGGCTTGAAGCAAGCTGAGGAATACTTCGAGCAGCTTCAAGGCTCTGTTTCAGCAGCTAGATCAGCTTACCTTCCTCTCCTTCGTGGCTATGTTAAAGCTAGATTGgttcaagaagctgaagctcTAATGGAGAAGCTGAATCTCTTGGGGTTTCTTGTAACTCCGCACCCGTTCAACGAGATGATGAAGCTTTACGAAGCGACTCGTCAGTATGAGAAAGTAGTgatggtgattgggttgatgaAGAGGAACAAGATACCTAGGAATGTTCTTTCTTATAATCTCTGGATGAACGCGTGCTGCGAAGCGTCAGGTGTTGGAGCTGTGGAGAGTGTTTATGGGGAGATGGTTGGGGACAGGAGCGTTGAAGTTGGGTGGAGCTCGTTGTGTAGTCTAGCGAATGTTTATGTTAAGGTTGGTTTTGTTGAGAAGGCTAAGTTGGTGCTTGAGAGTGCAGAGAAGAAGTTGAATAGGAGTAATAGGCTTGGATACTTCTTCCTCATCACTATGTATGCTTCTTTAGGAGATAAGGAAGGAGTTGTTCGTTTGTGGGAAGGTTCCAAGTCTGTTTCTGGGAGGATCACTTGTGCAAACTACATATGTGTATTGTCATCCTTGGTGAAGCTTGGTGATCTTGCTGAGGCTGAGAGGGTGTTTGAGGAGTGGGAGGAGAATTGCTGTAACTATGATGTTAGAGTCTCCAATGTTCTTTTGGGTGCTTACACGCGTAATGGACTGATCCGCGAAGCCGAGTCCTTGCATAACCGTGTGTTGGAGAGAGGAGGTAGTCCTAACTACAAGACTTGGGAGATTTTGATGGAGGGATGGGTGAAATGTCAGAGTATGGAGAAAGCCATTGATGCTATGCACCGAGCATTCGAGCTAATGAAGGGATGTCATTGGAGACCGTCTCAGAGAATCGTCCTGGCTATTGCTGAGTACTTTGAGAAGGAGGAGAAGATAGAGGAAGCTAACATATATGTTAGAGATTTACATCTTCTTGGCCTTGCAAGTTTGCCGTTGTATAGATTGTTACTTAGAATGCATGAACATGTCCGGAGACCAGCTTCTCACATATATGAAATGATGAAGCTGGACAACATTCGAATTGGTTGA